From the genome of Primulina eburnea isolate SZY01 chromosome 12, ASM2296580v1, whole genome shotgun sequence, one region includes:
- the LOC140807846 gene encoding glucan endo-1,3-beta-glucosidase 4-like, producing the protein MTNFKIWIQALVLFCGVFFNSAGAFIVINIGTEVSNLPSAADIVAILKAQKLTRVRLFDADSHMLNALSNTGIEVMVSVTNEEVLGLGESASAAAAWINKNVAAYVPSTNITAISVGSEVRTSIPNAAPILVPALNYLYKALVASNLNHLIKVSTPHSMDIIPRAFPPSTATFNTTWNSTIFLILQFLKNTNSFYMLNAYPYYDYVKSSGIFPLDYALLQPLSSVKQIVDPNTLFRYDNMLDALVDATYYSIAALNFSRIPIVVTETGWPWFGGANEPDATAQNAETYNNNLIRRVSNDSGPPSQQAIPINAYIYELFNEDQRPGPVSEKNWGVLFTNGTTVYDISLSVSDGLPNFSSVFCIAKPGGDERLLRDGLNWACGAGHSDCRAIQPGQPCYFPDTLQNHASYAYNDYYQKKWNSGGTCDFGGTATTTTVDPSYGSCRFTGSSNASTGGVFQPPAFGPIGPSSGSSKNLVHSVMVVVMISTLFLLHMNLRNIS; encoded by the exons ATGAcgaattttaaaatatggatTCAAGCTCTCGTACTGTTTTGTGGAGTATTCTTCAATTCCGCAG GGGCCTTTATTGTTATAAATATTGGAACTGAGGTTTCAAACCTACCTTCGGCTGCTGATATTGTTGCGATCCTTAAAGCTCAAAAATTGACTCGTGTCCGCCTTTTTGATGCTGATTCACACATGCTGAATGCACTATCAAACACTGGCATTGAAGTCATGGTTAGTGTCACAAATGAGGAAGTGCTAGGTCTCGGGGAATCAGCTTCTGCGGCAGCAGCGTGGATTAATAAGAATGTTGCAGCTTATGTCCCCTCGACCAATATTACAGCAATTTCTGTTGGGAGTGAGGTTCGTACTTCTATCCCTAATGCCGCACCAATCTTAGTCCCTGCTTTGAATTACCTGTATAAAGCCTTAGTTGCATCAAATCTAAACCATCTAATTAAAGTGTCGACCCCACATTCAATGGATATAATTCCTAGAGCTTTTCCTCCTTCGACTGCCACCTTTAACACGACGTGGAACTCTACTATTTTCCTGATCCTTCAATTCTTGAAAAACACAAATTCCTTTTACATGTTAAATGCTTATCCTTATTATGATTATGTTAAGAGCAGTGGCATTTTTCCTCTCGATTACGCGCTTCTCCAACCACTCTCCTCGGTCAAACAAATTGTGGATCCTAACACCCTTTTCCGCTACGACAATATGTTGGATGCTTTGGTAGATGCCACTTACTATTCTATAGCtgctctcaacttttcaagaaTCCCGATTGTTGTGACTGAAACTGGTTGGCCATGGTTCGGTGGTGCCAATGAACCTGATGCTACTGCACAAAATGCGGAAACATATAACAACAACCTGATCCGTCGCGTGTCAAATGATTCAGGTCCCCCGAGTCAGCAGGCCATTCCAATAAATGCTTATATTTACGAGCTCTTCAATGAAGATCAGAGGCCGGGGCCTGTTTCAGAGAAAAACTGGGGTGTGCTTTTCACCAATGGTACCACTGTCTATGACATAAGTTTGAGTGTTTCGGATGGTCTTCCCAATTTTTCTTCCGTCTTTTGTATTGCAAAACCGGGTGGGGACGAGAGATTGCTTCGAGATGGGCTCAATTGGGCATGTGGGGCTGGTCATTCAGATTGCCGAGCTATCCAGCCAGGACAGCCCTGTTACTTCCCCGATACATTGCAAAATCATGCTTCTTATGCTTACAATGATTACTATCAGAAGAAGTGGAATTCTGGTGGGACTTGTGACTTTGGCGGCACAGCTACGACAACTACTGTTGATCCTA GTTATGGATCCTGTAGATTCACTGGGAG TTCGAATGCTAGCACCGGCGGAGTGTTTCAACCTCCAGCGTTCGGACCCATTGGTCCATCCTCAGGAAGCTCAAAGAACTTGGTCCATTCTGTTATGGTAGTTGTGATGATTTCTACTTTGTTTTTGCTTCATATGAATTTGAGAAACATTTCGTAA